A genomic region of Dickeya solani IPO 2222 contains the following coding sequences:
- the ftsI gene encoding peptidoglycan glycosyltransferase FtsI, whose product MLKKHSAGVGVTYFQGRFVLLCVGISVCMVLLMARVGYLQVVASLQLEKEANQRSLRELVMQPLRGSITDRNGHPLAVSVASNDVVADPVHVLESDPTLAGAQWSALSTALSLPLSAIKDKIQENAHRHFLYISRQVEAGIADYVHQLHIGGISTPTDASRYYPMSDAVSNLIGIVGLDGQGLDGIERSFNKLLLGKPGLRVYRKDRYGNVVSLMADDPAQQAPTLTLSIDSYLQFVLYSHLRDGVQLNKADSGAAVLIDVNTGEILGMASYPSYNPNHYEGEPQKNMRNVAMSDSFEPGSTVKPLVVMAGLQRHLIRPDSVIDTTPYPVNGHLIKDVGHWSRLTITGILQKSSDIGVSHIALAMPANVLVDLYHRVGLGVASGLGIEGETSGYFPLHRERWSDIERATFAFGYGLRVTPLQIAREYATIGSFGVYRPVSITKVTPPVIGTRVIDEDVARTVVHMMESDALPGGSGVTAAVPGYRLAIKTGTAEKMGSDGKYDGGYVNYTAGVAPASQPRVALVVMINHPDAGKHFGGSVAGPVFGHIMGDVLRHMDIPPDALTQ is encoded by the coding sequence ATGCTTAAAAAACATTCTGCAGGTGTGGGGGTGACCTATTTTCAGGGTCGCTTTGTTTTATTGTGTGTCGGTATCAGTGTCTGCATGGTGCTGTTGATGGCTCGCGTCGGGTATTTGCAGGTGGTGGCAAGCCTGCAGCTTGAGAAAGAGGCCAATCAGCGTTCGCTGCGCGAACTGGTGATGCAGCCGTTGCGTGGCAGCATCACCGATCGTAACGGTCACCCGCTGGCAGTCAGCGTGGCTTCCAATGACGTGGTGGCCGATCCGGTGCATGTGCTGGAGAGCGACCCGACACTCGCCGGTGCGCAGTGGAGCGCGCTATCTACCGCATTATCGCTGCCGCTCAGCGCCATTAAAGACAAGATTCAGGAGAATGCCCACCGTCATTTTCTCTATATCTCGCGTCAGGTTGAGGCCGGGATAGCCGACTACGTGCATCAATTGCACATTGGCGGCATCTCGACCCCGACCGATGCCAGCCGCTATTACCCGATGAGCGACGCGGTATCCAACCTCATCGGCATCGTCGGGTTGGATGGGCAGGGGCTGGATGGTATTGAGCGGAGTTTCAACAAGCTGCTGTTGGGCAAGCCGGGGTTACGGGTTTACCGCAAAGATCGGTACGGCAACGTGGTCAGCCTGATGGCCGACGATCCGGCGCAGCAGGCGCCGACGCTGACGCTGAGCATCGACAGTTATCTGCAATTCGTTCTCTATTCGCACCTGCGTGACGGCGTACAACTGAACAAGGCTGATTCCGGGGCCGCGGTACTGATTGACGTCAACACCGGCGAGATCCTCGGCATGGCCAGTTACCCGTCCTACAACCCCAATCATTACGAAGGCGAGCCGCAGAAGAACATGCGGAATGTGGCGATGTCGGACAGTTTCGAGCCGGGGTCGACCGTTAAACCGCTGGTGGTGATGGCGGGGTTGCAACGTCATCTGATCCGGCCCGATTCAGTCATCGACACCACGCCATATCCGGTGAACGGGCACCTGATTAAAGACGTTGGGCACTGGAGCCGGCTGACCATCACCGGCATTTTGCAAAAATCCAGCGATATCGGGGTATCCCACATCGCGCTGGCGATGCCGGCAAATGTGCTGGTCGACCTCTATCATCGCGTTGGGCTTGGCGTTGCCAGCGGGTTGGGGATCGAGGGTGAAACCAGCGGTTATTTCCCGCTGCACCGCGAGCGGTGGTCCGACATTGAGCGCGCGACCTTTGCGTTCGGGTATGGGTTACGCGTCACGCCGCTGCAGATTGCGCGCGAGTACGCCACCATCGGCTCATTCGGTGTTTATCGCCCGGTATCCATCACCAAAGTGACGCCGCCGGTCATCGGCACCCGGGTGATCGACGAGGATGTGGCGAGGACGGTGGTACATATGATGGAGAGCGATGCCTTGCCCGGCGGTAGCGGGGTAACGGCCGCCGTCCCCGGCTACCGTCTGGCGATTAAAACCGGTACGGCTGAGAAAATGGGGAGCGACGGCAAATACGACGGCGGTTACGTCAACTACACCGCCGGGGTGGCGCCGGCCAGCCAACCGCGGGTGGCGCTGGTGGTGATGATCAATCACCCCGACGCCGGCAAACACTTCGGCGGCTCGGTCGCCGGCCCGGTCTTCGGCCACATCATGGGGGATGTGCTGCGTCACATGGATATTCCGCCGGATGCGCTCACCCAATAA
- a CDS encoding class I SAM-dependent methyltransferase, giving the protein MAQLIMNDRVMDDIASDGLLNEVKHYWNKRAEGYNDVNVAELAGDKRLLWQTIILRHAPKKQRLNILDVGAGPGFFAVTLAMAGHGVTAVDATPAMLAQAKNNADVYGVDINFVASDVHTLPFPDNHFDLLVTRNVTWNLKQPQAAYQEWRRVLAPGGRLINFDANWYAHLFDDEACEGYLRDRQNARRLKINDHYANTDTVAMENIARALPLSREIRPEWDRRSLLACGFNQVFIDENIAENLWDDEEKINYASTPMFMVVAEK; this is encoded by the coding sequence GTGGCGCAATTAATAATGAATGACAGGGTCATGGATGATATAGCGAGTGATGGTTTACTGAATGAGGTAAAGCATTACTGGAACAAGAGAGCGGAAGGATATAACGATGTTAACGTCGCTGAATTAGCAGGCGACAAGCGCCTGTTATGGCAGACCATCATTTTACGTCACGCCCCGAAAAAGCAGCGATTAAATATATTGGATGTCGGCGCCGGGCCGGGTTTTTTCGCCGTCACGCTGGCGATGGCGGGGCATGGTGTTACCGCGGTGGATGCAACGCCCGCTATGCTGGCGCAAGCCAAAAATAATGCTGATGTTTATGGCGTTGATATCAATTTTGTGGCGTCGGATGTGCATACGTTGCCGTTCCCGGATAACCATTTCGATCTGCTGGTGACGCGCAATGTGACCTGGAATTTGAAACAACCGCAGGCGGCCTATCAGGAGTGGCGGCGGGTATTAGCCCCCGGCGGTCGTCTGATTAATTTCGATGCCAATTGGTACGCCCATCTTTTTGATGACGAGGCGTGTGAAGGCTATCTGCGCGATCGTCAGAATGCCCGCCGTCTGAAGATTAATGACCATTATGCCAACACGGACACGGTAGCCATGGAGAATATTGCCAGAGCGCTGCCGTTAAGCCGGGAAATACGCCCGGAGTGGGATCGTCGTTCCCTGCTGGCGTGTGGTTTTAATCAGGTTTTTATCGATGAAAATATTGCTGAAAACCTCTGGGATGACGAAGAGAAAATTAACTACGCGTCGACGCCGATGTTTATGGTAGTTGCGGAAAAATAG
- the nikA gene encoding nickel ABC transporter substrate-binding protein produces MVGIRRITLAALIFCLFSGVFSVYAGAADNQLVYASTKDIRDINPHLYSGEMAAQNMVFESLVMNTPEGVKPWLAESWTISPDGKQYIFTLRHDVRFTDGEPLTADAVKQNIEAVLDNYQRHAWLELVQQIDKVTALDRYRVEITLKNPYYPTLIELGLTRPFRFVSPKAFIDGKTKNGITGDVGTGPWVLAEHKTNQYARFVVNPNYWGARPRLDGVVWRVMPDRQSMLMALQKEQVQLIFGADGDMLDMDSFAALQASGKYRTLMSPPVASRALVLNSGRPITGDKAVRQALQYAIDKAAIASGIMDNTESVADTLMSRRVPYCDIDVPVYRFNPQQAGTLLEAAGWHLAAGKTVREKEGKTLTLMLSYNRNNAAEREIAELIQDDLKKIGVQLIILGEEKQAFLDRQKSGDFDLQYSLSWGTPYDPASYISSFRIPAHADYQAQKGLHSKPDIDNLIGEILLTPNEKQRQELYVRLFTLLADEAVYIPLTYSKTKAIYSPTLKGVSFNSSQYEIPFETMYF; encoded by the coding sequence ATGGTTGGGATACGGCGAATAACACTGGCGGCGTTAATATTTTGCCTGTTCTCCGGCGTATTTTCGGTGTACGCCGGCGCGGCAGATAATCAACTGGTGTACGCCAGCACCAAAGATATTCGTGATATTAATCCTCATCTCTATTCTGGTGAAATGGCCGCCCAGAATATGGTGTTTGAGTCGCTGGTTATGAACACGCCCGAGGGGGTGAAACCCTGGCTGGCGGAAAGCTGGACGATATCTCCCGATGGCAAACAGTATATTTTCACCTTACGCCACGATGTTCGGTTTACCGATGGCGAGCCGCTAACGGCCGATGCCGTCAAACAGAACATAGAGGCGGTGCTGGATAATTATCAGCGCCACGCCTGGCTTGAGCTGGTGCAACAGATCGATAAAGTGACGGCGCTGGACCGCTATCGTGTCGAAATCACACTCAAAAACCCCTATTACCCGACGTTAATCGAACTGGGGTTGACCAGACCGTTCCGTTTTGTGTCGCCCAAGGCGTTTATCGACGGTAAAACCAAAAACGGCATAACGGGTGATGTAGGGACCGGCCCCTGGGTGCTGGCGGAGCATAAAACCAATCAGTATGCGCGGTTTGTCGTCAATCCTAATTACTGGGGCGCCCGGCCGCGCCTTGACGGCGTTGTGTGGCGCGTGATGCCTGACCGCCAGTCCATGCTGATGGCGCTGCAAAAAGAACAGGTCCAGCTCATCTTTGGTGCGGACGGCGATATGCTGGATATGGACAGCTTTGCCGCGCTTCAGGCATCGGGAAAATACCGGACGTTGATGAGCCCGCCGGTTGCGTCCCGTGCGCTGGTGCTGAATAGCGGTCGTCCCATCACCGGGGATAAAGCGGTTCGTCAGGCGTTGCAGTACGCGATTGATAAAGCGGCGATCGCCAGCGGGATTATGGATAATACCGAAAGCGTTGCCGATACCCTGATGTCCCGCCGTGTGCCCTATTGCGATATCGATGTGCCGGTTTACCGGTTTAATCCGCAGCAGGCCGGAACATTGCTGGAGGCGGCCGGCTGGCATCTGGCGGCGGGAAAGACGGTGCGGGAAAAAGAAGGCAAGACGCTGACGCTGATGCTGTCTTATAACCGCAATAACGCGGCGGAAAGGGAGATTGCCGAGCTGATTCAGGATGACCTGAAAAAGATCGGCGTGCAGCTGATTATTTTGGGGGAAGAAAAGCAGGCTTTTCTGGACCGCCAAAAGTCGGGCGACTTTGACCTGCAATATTCGTTGTCATGGGGAACGCCTTACGACCCGGCTTCGTATATTTCGTCGTTCCGTATTCCTGCTCATGCGGACTATCAGGCACAGAAGGGATTACACAGTAAGCCTGATATCGATAACCTGATTGGCGAAATATTGCTGACGCCGAATGAAAAACAGCGTCAGGAGCTGTATGTGCGGTTATTTACGCTGTTGGCCGATGAGGCGGTGTATATTCCGCTGACCTATTCGAAGACCAAAGCCATCTATTCGCCCACGCTGAAAGGGGTGTCGTTTAACTCATCACAGTATGAGATTCCCTTTGAGACAATGTATTTCTGA
- the opp1B gene encoding nickel/cobalt ABC transporter permease, whose product MRAYFIKRLFMTLPLAVVVSLVAFSLLNLVPSDPAEVALRVNDIVPTDAAVQLMRHELGLDRPFLQRYLLWLWKVLQFDFGTSFITRQPVWHEFMQALPATLYLAAVSLVMIVTLSLTLGIACAVTENTLFDNVVRSLVFLTVAIPNYWIGLLLLWGLAVNMDLFPVGGMQDERSVILPSCTLMLGYIGTYIRLIRGSMIGNLRQNYVLYARARGLPTPLIIGKHVLVNSLHASLVAIGMSIPKLIAGTVVIENIFAWPGVGRLCLSAIFNRDYPMIQAYMLLMALLFLGCNLLTDLLQAKLDPRIRGEG is encoded by the coding sequence ATGCGTGCATATTTCATCAAACGATTATTCATGACGCTGCCGCTGGCCGTGGTGGTGTCGTTGGTGGCTTTTTCGCTGTTGAATTTGGTGCCTTCCGACCCGGCTGAAGTGGCCTTGCGCGTGAATGACATCGTGCCGACCGATGCGGCGGTGCAACTGATGCGCCATGAGTTAGGGCTGGATCGGCCTTTCCTCCAACGTTATTTACTCTGGCTCTGGAAGGTACTGCAATTTGATTTCGGCACCTCGTTTATCACCCGACAGCCGGTATGGCATGAATTTATGCAGGCGTTGCCCGCCACGCTGTATCTGGCTGCGGTGTCGCTGGTGATGATCGTCACGCTGTCGCTAACGTTGGGCATCGCCTGCGCGGTAACCGAAAATACCCTTTTCGACAACGTGGTTCGTAGCCTGGTTTTCCTGACGGTCGCCATTCCAAATTACTGGATTGGCTTGCTGTTGCTGTGGGGACTGGCGGTCAACATGGACCTGTTTCCTGTCGGCGGCATGCAGGACGAACGATCCGTCATTTTGCCCTCATGCACCTTGATGCTGGGATACATCGGTACCTATATCCGGCTGATCAGGGGAAGCATGATCGGCAATTTACGGCAAAATTACGTGTTGTACGCCAGAGCGAGAGGGCTGCCGACACCGCTGATTATCGGTAAACATGTGCTGGTGAATTCCCTGCACGCGTCTTTGGTGGCGATTGGCATGAGCATCCCAAAATTAATTGCCGGCACGGTGGTGATCGAAAATATCTTTGCCTGGCCCGGCGTGGGCCGGCTGTGCCTTTCCGCTATTTTCAATCGTGACTATCCGATGATTCAGGCCTACATGTTGCTGATGGCGCTGCTGTTTCTGGGGTGTAATCTTTTGACCGACCTGTTGCAGGCCAAACTTGACCCGCGAATCAGAGGGGAAGGCTAA
- the opp1C gene encoding nickel/cobalt ABC transporter permease, which produces MAWAIGKKITQDRLALLCCLLLLIVLIVGIFAPYIAPHDPALTSVRHKYQSASLLYPLGTDNLGRCVFSRLVFGVRTTVFYSVAAMMLTVLAGGIVGLIAGYFKGNIDGFLMRVCDAMLSFPGEVMIFAIVGIIGPGMQNILLAVVLAKWAWYARMVRGMALRHGSKNYVNYVRIIAAPSTYVMRRHLLPAAAADLVILASADIGSVILMISALSFLGLGAQPPLPEWGNMLSEAKNVMLTHPTQMLPAGIAIAVVVAACHVVGDFLRDALDPASDVNNAG; this is translated from the coding sequence ATGGCGTGGGCTATCGGGAAAAAAATAACCCAGGATCGGCTGGCCTTGCTGTGTTGCCTGCTGCTCTTGATCGTGTTGATTGTCGGTATTTTCGCGCCGTATATCGCACCGCATGATCCTGCGTTGACGTCGGTCAGGCATAAGTATCAGAGCGCCAGTCTGCTCTATCCGCTCGGTACGGATAATCTGGGGCGGTGCGTTTTTTCGCGCTTGGTGTTTGGCGTGAGAACCACGGTGTTTTATAGCGTCGCGGCCATGATGCTGACCGTGCTGGCCGGTGGAATCGTTGGCCTGATCGCCGGCTATTTCAAAGGCAACATCGACGGATTTTTAATGCGCGTCTGCGACGCCATGCTCTCTTTTCCCGGCGAGGTGATGATTTTTGCCATCGTGGGGATTATCGGGCCGGGAATGCAAAATATCCTGTTGGCGGTGGTGCTGGCGAAATGGGCCTGGTATGCGCGCATGGTCAGAGGGATGGCGTTGCGACACGGCAGTAAAAATTATGTCAATTACGTGCGTATTATTGCCGCGCCTTCCACCTATGTCATGCGCCGGCATCTATTGCCGGCCGCTGCCGCCGACCTGGTTATTCTGGCGTCTGCGGATATTGGCAGCGTGATACTGATGATCTCCGCGCTCTCTTTTCTGGGCCTGGGTGCCCAGCCGCCGTTGCCGGAATGGGGAAATATGCTCAGCGAGGCGAAAAACGTCATGCTGACGCACCCGACACAAATGTTGCCCGCCGGTATCGCCATTGCCGTGGTGGTCGCCGCCTGTCATGTGGTCGGCGATTTTTTACGCGACGCGCTGGACCCCGCCAGCGATGTCAACAACGCCGGGTAG
- a CDS encoding ABC transporter ATP-binding protein — protein sequence MTAPVLLEINRLAVSDARNGRVLLNDINLTLHERCCTAIVGESGSGKSLLCKSLFGLLPPWLRVSGETVFRGRDLQRLSSKAWLTMRGKQMALIMQDAVSAFDPLYTVGNHLDETLKRHTPLTHAQRRDRATALLENVGLRDTATLLAAYPHQLSGGMLQRVMIAIALASEPALIIADEPTTSLDCITQYAIVQQFIQLQKNGDSAMLFVSHDLALVRALAQYVVVMKDGRIVEQGETERVFTHPEQDYTRGLIETRRRLSLAFNQVMGK from the coding sequence ATGACGGCGCCTGTGTTGCTGGAGATTAACCGGCTCGCTGTTTCCGATGCACGCAACGGCCGCGTCTTGCTCAACGATATTAATCTGACGCTGCATGAACGCTGCTGTACGGCGATTGTAGGGGAGAGCGGGAGCGGAAAAAGCCTGCTGTGCAAAAGCCTGTTCGGTTTGCTGCCGCCCTGGCTGCGCGTCAGCGGCGAGACGGTTTTTCGAGGCCGCGATTTGCAACGACTCTCGTCGAAAGCGTGGCTGACTATGCGCGGCAAACAGATGGCGCTGATCATGCAAGATGCCGTCAGCGCGTTTGATCCGCTGTATACGGTGGGTAACCATCTTGATGAAACGCTGAAGCGGCATACGCCGTTGACTCATGCGCAGCGTCGTGACCGCGCTACCGCGCTGCTGGAAAACGTCGGGCTGCGGGATACGGCCACATTACTGGCGGCATACCCCCATCAGCTGTCCGGCGGGATGCTGCAACGGGTGATGATTGCCATCGCGTTAGCATCAGAACCGGCGTTGATCATTGCGGATGAACCGACCACCTCGCTTGACTGCATTACGCAGTATGCAATCGTGCAGCAGTTTATTCAGCTGCAAAAAAATGGCGATAGCGCCATGCTGTTTGTCTCTCATGACCTGGCGCTGGTCAGGGCGCTGGCGCAGTATGTGGTGGTGATGAAAGACGGCCGAATCGTTGAGCAGGGGGAGACCGAACGGGTATTTACCCACCCCGAACAGGATTATACACGCGGTCTGATTGAGACCCGCAGACGATTAAGTCTGGCCTTCAATCAGGTCATGGGGAAATAA
- a CDS encoding ABC transporter ATP-binding protein, which yields MLLDVRQVEKSYWENRGHFFSKRKRAVIKNVSFSLGHGDCLGIIGESGGGKSTLARLISGLERPDRGTILLAGEPVFSPKNRRRRISTVFQDYASSINPLMTVYQALSEPLMLQDIISRAERDRRITELLALAGLAPELRGRYVHELSGGQIQRVCICRAVATNPQLLILDEAISALDVSSQVQILDLLIDLKKRFNLSCLFITHDIQAAAYLCNNVMFFREGEIIEACAVSDLSAVSHPYSKTLLQAVMTFR from the coding sequence ATGTTGCTTGATGTCCGGCAGGTTGAAAAAAGCTATTGGGAAAACCGCGGGCATTTTTTCTCGAAAAGAAAACGCGCGGTGATAAAAAATGTCTCGTTCTCGCTTGGGCACGGCGATTGCCTCGGTATTATCGGCGAAAGCGGCGGCGGAAAAAGTACCCTGGCCCGCCTGATTAGCGGGCTGGAGCGGCCCGACCGGGGGACAATATTATTAGCGGGCGAGCCGGTCTTTTCCCCCAAAAATAGAAGACGTCGAATCAGCACTGTATTTCAGGATTATGCCTCTTCGATTAATCCGCTGATGACGGTTTATCAGGCGTTATCCGAACCGTTGATGTTGCAGGACATCATCAGCCGGGCCGAACGGGATCGCCGAATCACCGAATTATTAGCGCTGGCCGGTTTAGCGCCGGAATTACGCGGGCGTTATGTCCATGAATTGTCGGGAGGCCAGATTCAGCGTGTCTGTATTTGCCGGGCGGTGGCGACAAACCCACAACTGCTTATTCTGGATGAGGCCATCAGCGCGCTGGATGTGTCCTCACAGGTGCAGATTCTGGATCTGCTTATCGACCTGAAAAAACGCTTTAACCTTTCCTGCCTGTTTATTACGCATGATATTCAGGCCGCGGCGTATCTGTGCAATAACGTGATGTTCTTCCGTGAGGGCGAAATCATTGAAGCATGCGCCGTTAGCGATTTATCCGCGGTTTCCCATCCCTACTCAAAAACGTTGCTGCAAGCGGTGATGACATTCCGCTGA
- a CDS encoding MarR family transcriptional regulator → MNEKSDEMLYPLGLLIHLVNQFKDNLLNDYFADSDITAPQFKVLMSIYKGFTSPVEVSKNVMMDGGALSRMIERMVKRELLVRQPHPSDKRQVILALTEKGLAILQQFEREGMRIVLSQTTARLTYQEVEQLMQLLIKMLPDDVIARHSPHLTYPR, encoded by the coding sequence ATGAATGAAAAATCCGATGAAATGCTCTACCCGCTTGGCTTGCTTATCCACCTGGTAAACCAGTTCAAGGATAACCTGCTGAATGACTATTTTGCCGACAGCGACATCACCGCGCCTCAGTTCAAGGTCTTGATGAGTATCTATAAAGGCTTCACCAGCCCGGTCGAGGTGAGCAAAAACGTGATGATGGACGGCGGTGCGCTTAGCCGCATGATAGAGCGGATGGTGAAGCGGGAACTGCTTGTGCGTCAGCCTCACCCCAGTGACAAGCGGCAGGTGATTCTGGCGCTGACGGAAAAAGGGCTGGCGATCCTCCAGCAGTTTGAACGGGAAGGAATGCGGATTGTCCTGTCGCAAACTACCGCGCGCCTGACTTATCAGGAAGTGGAACAGCTGATGCAGTTGCTCATCAAAATGTTGCCGGATGACGTGATAGCGCGTCATTCCCCTCACTTAACCTACCCACGATAA
- a CDS encoding efflux RND transporter periplasmic adaptor subunit: MDTTSTPSAPRASHRKRHFAILLLVLLLGAAGGVAYYQIYLRFYETTDNAYVGGNLITLTPQVGGTVTQVSVDDGDYVEKGQLLVQLSPSDTLIALQQSEAQLASAVRQVRGLYSTVDNYQAQVASRQVALQQAIGDYNRRKGLMAKGAISAEDLAHYQDAVNSARSALDAAEQALRTNQAMVDNTVLDDHPEIKNAVADLRSKYLDWARSAIVAPVSGYVAKRAVQVGMRVSSGATLMTIVPLDQVWVDANFKESQMVQMRLGQPVTLTADIYGDKTVYHGTIQSLGIGTGSAFSLLPAQNASGNWIKIVQRLPVRIALDPEGLKQRPLRIGLSMLASVDLHNTQGELLPAAPVSAPRYLTDVYDDPLLQADKLVAKILSDNSQPRTSSRG, translated from the coding sequence ATGGATACGACATCCACGCCATCCGCTCCGCGCGCCAGCCACCGTAAACGTCATTTCGCCATTCTGTTGCTGGTGTTGTTGCTGGGCGCGGCAGGCGGTGTGGCTTATTACCAGATCTACCTGCGTTTTTATGAAACCACCGACAATGCCTACGTGGGCGGTAATCTGATCACGCTGACGCCGCAGGTCGGCGGCACCGTAACCCAGGTCAGCGTGGACGATGGCGACTATGTGGAAAAAGGGCAGTTGCTGGTGCAGCTCAGCCCAAGCGATACCCTGATCGCGTTGCAGCAATCGGAAGCGCAACTGGCCAGCGCCGTGCGTCAGGTGCGCGGCCTGTACAGCACCGTTGATAACTATCAGGCACAGGTCGCGTCCAGACAGGTGGCGCTGCAACAGGCCATCGGTGACTATAACCGCCGTAAAGGGCTGATGGCGAAGGGCGCCATTTCCGCCGAGGACCTGGCGCATTATCAGGATGCGGTCAACAGCGCCCGCAGTGCGCTCGATGCGGCCGAACAGGCGCTGCGCACCAATCAGGCGATGGTCGATAATACCGTGCTGGACGACCATCCCGAGATTAAAAACGCGGTGGCGGATCTGCGCAGTAAATATCTGGACTGGGCGCGCAGCGCCATCGTCGCGCCGGTCAGCGGCTATGTCGCCAAACGCGCGGTTCAGGTTGGGATGCGCGTCAGTTCCGGCGCGACCCTGATGACGATCGTGCCGCTCGATCAGGTATGGGTGGACGCCAATTTCAAAGAGAGCCAGATGGTGCAAATGCGGCTGGGGCAGCCGGTAACCCTGACGGCGGATATCTATGGCGACAAAACGGTCTACCACGGCACCATACAGAGCCTGGGGATCGGCACCGGCAGCGCGTTCTCTCTGCTGCCGGCGCAGAACGCCAGCGGTAACTGGATTAAAATCGTGCAGCGTCTGCCGGTGCGCATCGCGCTGGACCCGGAAGGATTGAAACAACGCCCGCTGCGTATCGGCCTGTCGATGCTGGCTAGCGTGGATCTGCACAATACGCAGGGTGAACTGCTGCCCGCCGCACCGGTCAGCGCACCGCGCTATCTCACCGATGTGTACGACGATCCGCTCCTGCAGGCCGATAAACTGGTGGCGAAAATTCTGAGCGACAACAGTCAACCGCGGACGAGCTCACGTGGCTGA
- a CDS encoding DHA2 family efflux MFS transporter permease subunit, protein MNDKAAFTPPNPGLATLAISLATFMQVLDTTIANVSLPTIAGNLGVSSDQSTWVITSFAVCNAISLPLTGWLARIVGQRRLFVVSVLLFSLASFLCGFSRSMTELIVFRALQGFFAGPMYPMCQTLLLMIFPPSRRNMALALLAMVTVVGPIVGPITGGWITDNYAWPWIFYINVPIGLFAAGVVMAQLRDWQDTTERARVDYVGIGLLVLGVGLLQVVLDKGNDLDWFASSDIVTMSVISAIALVSFVIWELGERDPLVNLRLFADRNFTIGTLSLMLGYAAFFAINVILPQWLQTWMGYTSTWAGLAAAPMGMLPMLLTPIIGRYGNRVDLRLLASLSFVIMGLSCLMRAQFTIDVDFITVAGVQLFMGIGVAFFFVPLTSILLSSLHGKDVAEGAGLSTFLRVLGGSFASSLTTWIWSHREIYHHAVLSESVSVYNPAAVDYLNRMGGVSQTTLAQLDKTVQQQAWMASTIDYFHLLGWGFMGLVVIIWFARPPFTKTGPAAAGH, encoded by the coding sequence ATGAACGATAAAGCCGCCTTTACGCCGCCGAATCCGGGACTGGCGACGCTGGCGATATCGCTGGCGACCTTCATGCAGGTGCTGGATACCACGATCGCCAACGTGTCGCTGCCGACGATAGCCGGCAATCTCGGCGTCAGTTCGGATCAGAGCACCTGGGTGATTACCTCGTTTGCCGTATGCAACGCCATTTCCCTGCCATTGACCGGCTGGCTGGCGCGCATCGTCGGTCAACGGCGGTTATTTGTCGTTTCGGTACTGCTGTTCAGTCTGGCCTCTTTTCTGTGCGGTTTCTCGCGCAGCATGACGGAGCTGATTGTTTTTCGGGCCTTGCAGGGCTTTTTCGCCGGGCCGATGTACCCGATGTGTCAGACGCTGTTGCTGATGATTTTCCCGCCATCGCGCCGCAACATGGCGTTGGCGTTATTGGCGATGGTGACGGTGGTGGGGCCGATTGTCGGTCCGATTACCGGCGGGTGGATCACCGATAACTACGCCTGGCCGTGGATTTTTTACATCAACGTGCCGATCGGCCTGTTCGCCGCCGGGGTGGTGATGGCGCAACTGCGCGACTGGCAGGACACGACGGAGCGCGCCCGCGTCGATTATGTCGGCATCGGTCTGTTGGTTCTCGGTGTCGGCCTGTTGCAGGTGGTGCTGGATAAAGGCAACGACCTGGATTGGTTTGCGTCCTCGGATATTGTGACGATGTCGGTGATTTCCGCCATTGCGCTGGTGTCCTTTGTGATCTGGGAGCTGGGAGAGCGCGATCCGCTGGTCAACCTGAGACTGTTTGCCGACCGAAATTTCACTATCGGCACGCTGTCGCTGATGCTCGGTTACGCCGCGTTTTTCGCCATCAACGTGATTTTGCCCCAGTGGTTGCAAACCTGGATGGGATACACCTCGACCTGGGCAGGGCTGGCGGCCGCGCCGATGGGGATGTTACCGATGCTGCTCACGCCGATTATCGGCCGTTATGGTAACCGGGTGGACTTGCGCCTGCTCGCCTCGCTGTCGTTTGTGATCATGGGGCTGTCGTGCCTGATGCGCGCTCAGTTCACCATCGACGTCGATTTTATTACGGTGGCCGGCGTACAGCTGTTTATGGGGATTGGCGTGGCGTTTTTCTTTGTGCCGCTGACCTCCATTTTGCTGTCGAGCCTGCACGGCAAGGATGTGGCGGAAGGGGCCGGACTGTCGACCTTCCTGCGCGTGCTGGGCGGCAGTTTCGCATCGTCGCTGACCACCTGGATCTGGTCGCATCGCGAGATCTATCACCACGCGGTGTTGAGCGAAAGCGTCTCCGTCTACAACCCGGCGGCGGTGGATTACCTCAATCGGATGGGGGGAGTCAGCCAGACCACGCTGGCGCAGCTTGATAAAACCGTGCAGCAGCAGGCGTGGATGGCATCCACCATCGACTATTTCCATTTGCTGGGTTGGGGATTTATGGGGCTGGTGGTGATCATCTGGTTCGCCAGACCACCGTTTACCAAAACAGGGCCGGCCGCTGCCGGGCATTAG